From a single Acidobacteriota bacterium genomic region:
- a CDS encoding Gfo/Idh/MocA family oxidoreductase: protein MNRLKYGIIGTGGIAQTYSQAFKTNECGTLAAVTDIRRDAAEAFAEPFQAKVFTDHVAMVEEAKPDAVIIATPPNTHADIAVALMQKGIHVLCEKPLCISPAEARRMIETAETTGVTFTMASKFRYVDDVIKAKAMLASGALGEVIQFENAFTAKVDMSGRWNSTPSISGGGVLMDNGTHSVDIIRYFLGPISDVLAIETGATQGLKVDENVRLLARTANGVVASVDLTWGINKELPYFISIYGTQGTLHIGWRESKYKLNSSPDWTVFGSGYDKVQAFKSKIRNFSGASVGKEDLLINPAGALASVEVIEAAYRSLNANHWESVGSGPTAESTASAA from the coding sequence ATGAACAGATTGAAATACGGAATAATCGGGACAGGGGGGATCGCACAGACGTACTCCCAAGCTTTTAAGACGAATGAATGCGGCACGCTTGCGGCCGTAACGGATATTCGCCGGGATGCTGCCGAGGCCTTTGCCGAGCCCTTTCAAGCAAAGGTTTTCACCGACCATGTGGCTATGGTGGAAGAAGCGAAACCGGATGCGGTGATCATCGCAACCCCGCCGAACACGCATGCCGACATCGCGGTCGCGCTGATGCAGAAGGGCATCCACGTTCTTTGCGAGAAGCCGCTTTGCATTTCGCCGGCAGAAGCCCGAAGGATGATCGAGACGGCCGAAACGACAGGGGTCACGTTCACGATGGCCTCAAAGTTCCGGTACGTGGACGATGTGATCAAAGCGAAAGCAATGCTTGCCTCGGGAGCTCTTGGAGAGGTGATCCAGTTCGAGAACGCGTTCACTGCAAAGGTCGATATGTCCGGCCGCTGGAACTCGACGCCTTCGATCTCGGGCGGAGGTGTACTGATGGACAATGGTACCCACTCGGTCGATATCATCCGATATTTTCTAGGCCCGATATCGGATGTGCTGGCGATCGAGACCGGAGCGACGCAGGGCCTGAAGGTGGATGAGAATGTCCGGCTGCTGGCACGGACGGCGAACGGCGTCGTCGCCTCGGTTGACCTAACATGGGGAATCAACAAAGAGCTTCCGTATTTTATCAGCATTTACGGTACGCAGGGGACGCTGCATATCGGCTGGCGAGAATCGAAGTATAAGCTCAACTCCTCGCCGGACTGGACCGTTTTCGGGAGCGGCTATGACAAGGTACAGGCCTTTAAGTCGAAGATCCGGAATTTTTCGGGAGCATCGGTCGGAAAAGAAGATCTATTGATCAATCCAGCGGGAGCACTTGCCTCGGTCGAGGTGATCGAGGCGGCATACCGGTCGCTGAATGCAAACCACTGGGAGTCGGTCGGGTCGGGCCCGACGGCCGAAAGTACCGCGTCGGCAGCGTAA
- a CDS encoding DegT/DnrJ/EryC1/StrS family aminotransferase — MATTATSEVNIKLPSDQDISGRSFGKEELDAIADVINTGTLITTKGKYGRMLEEAFAKRLGVKYAYACNSGSAAVHVAIAAINPNPGDEIVTTSITDMGALTPIVFQGAIPVFADVDPKTLNVTAETIERVLSEKTKAIIVTHLFGNPCEMKAIMELADSRGIPVIEDTAQSFLAQCDGKYVGTIGKIGAFSFQQGKHMTTGEGGIVVTNDDALARRMYLFINKAWGYGDPNPDHYFASLNYRMTELQAALAYEQLKKLDACVEQRRKIAGILHEGLKDIDGIESYEAAEGSTMTYWKYCLRVDDAKLADGSVGLAKALKVYDVASAPRYVVKPAFRCKVFAEQNTFGDSHYPFNLARPEAVDYSEEHFPGTFKGLHDVLVLPINEKYTAEHANFLVASIKEAAEAIRIA; from the coding sequence ATGGCAACAACAGCAACAAGTGAAGTAAATATCAAACTGCCTTCGGATCAGGACATAAGCGGCCGTTCATTTGGCAAAGAAGAGCTGGATGCGATCGCGGATGTAATCAACACCGGCACTTTGATAACGACCAAGGGGAAATACGGCCGGATGCTTGAGGAAGCATTTGCAAAACGGCTGGGCGTAAAATATGCCTATGCGTGCAACTCGGGCTCGGCCGCGGTCCACGTTGCGATAGCGGCGATAAACCCGAACCCGGGTGATGAGATCGTCACCACATCGATAACGGACATGGGGGCACTGACCCCGATCGTCTTTCAGGGGGCGATACCGGTCTTTGCCGATGTTGACCCGAAGACGCTGAACGTTACCGCAGAGACCATCGAGAGGGTGCTGTCAGAGAAAACAAAAGCGATCATTGTGACTCACCTGTTCGGAAACCCCTGCGAGATGAAGGCGATAATGGAACTTGCGGATTCACGGGGAATACCGGTCATCGAAGATACGGCACAATCTTTTCTCGCGCAGTGCGACGGCAAATATGTAGGGACGATCGGCAAGATCGGCGCTTTCTCATTTCAACAGGGCAAGCATATGACCACGGGCGAAGGCGGCATAGTCGTGACAAATGACGATGCTCTGGCCCGCCGAATGTATCTCTTTATAAACAAGGCCTGGGGATACGGCGACCCGAACCCGGACCATTATTTTGCCTCGCTCAATTACCGGATGACGGAACTGCAGGCAGCACTGGCCTACGAGCAGCTAAAGAAGCTTGATGCCTGTGTGGAGCAGCGAAGGAAGATCGCGGGAATACTGCACGAGGGCCTCAAAGACATCGACGGCATTGAGAGCTACGAAGCCGCAGAGGGCTCGACAATGACGTATTGGAAATATTGCCTCCGGGTAGATGACGCGAAGCTGGCGGATGGCTCTGTCGGCCTGGCGAAAGCTCTTAAGGTCTATGATGTGGCTTCGGCCCCGCGATACGTCGTAAAGCCGGCGTTCCGGTGCAAAGTGTTTGCGGAGCAGAACACATTCGGCGACAGCCACTATCCCTTCAACTTAGCGAGGCCGGAAGCGGTCGATTACAGTGAAGAACACTTCCCAGGAACCTTTAAGGGGCTTCACGATGTTCTCGTGCTCCCGATCAACGAAAAATACACTGCGGAGCATGCCAATTTCCTTGTGGCCTCGATCAAGGAGGCGGCAGAAGCAATCCGAATCGCCTAG
- a CDS encoding glycosyltransferase → MTSRSNDKTHLLTILVEDYFHVGAFDSLIRKRNWPNFQTRYEQNTEKALELLDKSDTKATFFVLGWIAEQNPGLIKEIARRGHEVASRGFYHRGLVNLSRDEFKADLDRTTLAIESATGQKVLGHRAAEKLSFARDAWVLDALAEEGMAYDASFLPVRKDARELRTASVIETASGPIWEFPYSTIDLFAALVPISGGNYIRQIPYSITKHAIRRWDEAKKGPFVFYFHVWELDPEQPRISAASLRNKLRHYRKLDKMDWVVRDLLTTHRFDSVAGHLGLEGSLAADRGEMEFKGQTSAIAFADGAKTPTETPVTVVVPCYNEVESLPYLAKTLEGVRHELAERGYEMHATFVDDKSTDATYDKLAEYFGNDKNFRIIRHEKNLGVAGAIMTGIRASTTEIVCSIDCDCTYDPYEIAAMLPLFKNGVDLVTASPYHIGGRVKNVPGWRLFLSRGASFLYRKTLKSELATYTSCFRIYRRSSVADIEIKETGFLGVAELLGKLHIEGATIVEHPAVLEVRLFGLSKMKTAKTIAGHLKLLARLAKMRIFGKTASIRPSSQEEAIK, encoded by the coding sequence ATGACGTCCAGATCAAATGATAAAACCCACCTTCTGACGATCCTGGTCGAAGATTATTTCCACGTCGGAGCGTTCGATTCGCTGATAAGAAAGCGGAATTGGCCCAATTTTCAAACCCGGTACGAGCAAAACACGGAAAAGGCCCTCGAGCTGCTCGACAAATCTGATACAAAAGCTACTTTCTTTGTACTCGGATGGATAGCGGAACAGAATCCCGGCCTGATCAAAGAGATCGCCCGACGCGGACACGAGGTGGCGAGCCGGGGATTTTATCATCGCGGCCTGGTGAACCTCTCACGCGACGAATTCAAGGCAGACCTTGACCGCACGACGCTAGCGATAGAATCGGCGACGGGCCAAAAGGTGCTCGGGCATCGGGCGGCCGAAAAATTAAGCTTTGCTCGGGACGCATGGGTGCTTGATGCATTGGCCGAAGAGGGAATGGCCTATGACGCCTCATTCCTGCCGGTACGAAAGGATGCTCGGGAGCTGAGAACGGCATCGGTCATCGAGACGGCCTCGGGCCCGATATGGGAATTCCCGTATTCGACTATTGACCTTTTTGCTGCCCTCGTACCGATCTCGGGCGGCAACTACATCAGGCAGATCCCATATTCGATAACGAAGCATGCGATAAGGCGATGGGACGAGGCGAAGAAAGGCCCGTTCGTCTTTTACTTTCACGTTTGGGAACTTGACCCCGAGCAGCCGCGAATCTCGGCAGCGAGCCTGAGAAACAAGCTCCGGCATTACCGGAAGCTCGACAAAATGGACTGGGTGGTTCGCGACCTGCTAACGACCCATAGGTTCGATTCGGTCGCAGGGCATCTTGGACTCGAGGGCTCGCTAGCCGCGGACCGAGGCGAAATGGAATTCAAGGGCCAAACATCCGCCATTGCCTTCGCAGATGGAGCAAAGACGCCGACAGAAACACCGGTGACGGTTGTGGTCCCGTGCTACAACGAGGTTGAGTCGCTTCCCTATCTGGCCAAAACGCTCGAGGGCGTAAGACACGAGCTTGCAGAGCGCGGCTACGAGATGCACGCGACATTCGTTGATGACAAGAGTACGGACGCGACCTACGACAAATTGGCAGAGTATTTCGGAAACGACAAGAACTTTAGGATCATCCGACACGAGAAGAACCTGGGGGTCGCCGGGGCCATAATGACCGGGATCCGTGCCTCAACGACGGAGATAGTCTGTTCGATCGATTGTGATTGCACATACGATCCATATGAGATCGCGGCGATGCTTCCATTATTCAAGAATGGGGTCGATCTGGTCACAGCCTCCCCGTACCACATTGGCGGCCGGGTGAAGAATGTTCCCGGTTGGCGATTATTTCTCTCAAGAGGAGCATCATTTCTTTACCGCAAGACATTAAAAAGTGAACTTGCGACCTATACAAGCTGTTTTCGCATATATCGCCGGTCATCGGTAGCAGACATCGAGATCAAGGAAACAGGCTTTTTGGGCGTAGCGGAGCTACTCGGGAAGCTGCATATCGAAGGTGCAACGATCGTGGAGCATCCGGCGGTGCTCGAGGTGCGACTTTTCGGCCTCTCAAAGATGAAGACCGCCAAAACGATAGCAGGGCATTTGAAGTTGCTCGCAAGACTTGCAAAAATGCGAATATTCGGGAAAACGGCTTCTATTAGACCTTCTTCGCAGGAAGAAGCCATCAAATAA
- the wecB gene encoding UDP-N-acetylglucosamine 2-epimerase (non-hydrolyzing), which translates to MPLPKTTVLFGTRPELIKLAPVIEAARKRGLPTTTISSSQHTDLLRPFLDEFSLKIDIDLRIMRRGQTPNDVASRAIAKLDTILKGEKPDILLVQGDTTTALAGAIAAFNLGIKIGHVEAGLRSGDPKNPFPEEMNRRLITQLADLHFAATRRNRETLIAEGVPRANIAVTGNPVVDSLLRFAATAVPNPKLAKLLAATESTRRILLTTHRRESFGEAMEGNLRVLKAFIETHKDTSLFFPVHPNPNVRRATKEILEGADRIFLLEPAGYSDFIALIRSSWLIVSDSGGVQEEAPSLGKPLLVIRENTERPEAIEAGVARLVGRSPSSLKRHLEANYRDETWIRSVRQRKNPFGDGKSAEKIIDVILRKL; encoded by the coding sequence GTGCCACTCCCAAAAACGACAGTGCTTTTTGGCACCCGCCCGGAATTGATCAAGCTGGCCCCGGTGATCGAGGCGGCGAGGAAGAGAGGGCTCCCAACCACGACCATCTCATCAAGCCAGCACACGGATCTGCTCCGGCCTTTCCTTGATGAATTTTCTTTGAAGATCGACATCGACCTCCGGATAATGCGCCGCGGCCAGACGCCAAACGACGTAGCATCACGGGCAATCGCGAAGCTCGATACGATCCTTAAAGGCGAGAAGCCGGACATCTTGCTGGTCCAGGGCGATACGACGACCGCACTAGCGGGAGCGATCGCAGCTTTCAACCTAGGCATCAAAATCGGCCATGTCGAGGCTGGCCTACGTTCGGGCGACCCGAAAAACCCCTTCCCGGAGGAAATGAACCGGCGGTTGATCACACAGCTCGCAGACCTGCACTTTGCGGCAACCCGGCGCAACCGAGAGACGCTTATCGCAGAAGGCGTGCCGCGAGCGAACATCGCCGTTACGGGAAATCCGGTCGTCGATTCCCTGCTCAGGTTTGCGGCGACGGCCGTGCCGAACCCGAAGCTTGCCAAGCTGCTTGCCGCCACCGAATCCACAAGGCGGATCTTGCTCACCACCCACAGACGCGAGAGCTTTGGCGAGGCAATGGAAGGAAACTTAAGGGTCTTGAAAGCGTTCATCGAGACGCACAAGGACACCTCGCTCTTTTTCCCGGTCCATCCGAATCCTAATGTCCGGAGGGCAACAAAAGAGATCTTGGAAGGAGCGGATCGAATATTTTTGCTGGAACCTGCGGGCTATAGCGACTTTATAGCCCTTATCCGGTCATCGTGGCTGATAGTTTCAGACTCGGGCGGAGTCCAGGAAGAGGCTCCGAGCCTTGGTAAGCCGCTGCTGGTGATCCGCGAAAACACGGAAAGGCCGGAGGCGATAGAGGCAGGTGTTGCCCGGCTTGTCGGCCGCTCGCCGAGCTCGCTAAAGCGGCATCTGGAGGCCAACTATCGCGACGAGACGTGGATCAGATCGGTGAGACAGCGCAAGAACCCTTTTGGCGACGGCAAGTCGGCGGAAAAGATAATTGACGTGATATTGCGAAAACTTTAG
- a CDS encoding VCBS repeat-containing protein, whose protein sequence is MFSISSLRLYTLKSVLIGLGSISCVSVMQTPAEAATLNVPSSQYPTIQSAINAANRGDTIVVEAGRTYTENLVLRYKSGSGYVTIQSSALGSLPTAGNRVAPADASNMPTIRSTAAGATSPINTVSGSNPTGYYKLIGLNILRHNSTSQQQVLLRLGTEGTSQDTLAETPHNIIIDRCLIRGSDAGQTRRGIQLNVKDSQVINSYIDNFWETDTESHGILGYNGTNSVLIANNFIEGASINILIGGADPSAEEMMPTDITIEHNHFFKRLSWIGDGAKDIKNLLEFKLGIGLTIRNNIFENSWADAQDGRGIHFSNRGSASAPWSTVKNVVFEYNIVKNVGNGISFLVEDDFSTTVAQDNMAIRNNLVITEGDDNGGSGWALLFVAGQSDGNDYDIDHNTFIQKPGSNRFIDSDGGTDFITNLSVTNNIVAGDSGDIGRIACDGNAGETALNSLVDGAWTFSTNLVRRSSSGMPAGNFYVSSTSAIGFANPTAGDYRLSSGSPYKGRAPGNKDIGSDIVGLNSRTACVVSGRRSDCAATGSTAFDFDGDGRADVSLFRPSDGVWYLNRSRDGSTGVNFGISTDKVTPADFDGDGKADIAVFRPENNIWYVLNSSSWSLSVSYFGSVGDLPVPSDYDGDGRAEFAVWRPSDGTWYRANSTDGQFVASQFGVAGDRPALGDYDGDGRADLAVFRPSTGVWYLLRSSAGFAAFKFGIGGDVITPADFSGDGRTDIAVFRPSNGTWYRFDQSTGHMTVFQFGTAADLPVPADYDGDGKADLAVFRPATGLWYFQKSTEGYSTLRYGSIGDTPLAALSYANLPASAN, encoded by the coding sequence ATGTTCTCGATCTCAAGTCTTAGGCTCTACACTTTGAAGTCCGTTTTGATCGGTTTGGGTAGCATCTCATGCGTAAGCGTGATGCAAACGCCCGCCGAGGCCGCCACCCTCAATGTCCCGAGCTCGCAATACCCGACCATCCAGTCTGCCATCAATGCCGCCAACCGCGGCGATACGATAGTTGTTGAAGCGGGCCGGACCTATACCGAGAACCTGGTTCTCCGGTACAAGAGTGGTTCGGGCTACGTCACTATTCAGAGTTCGGCTTTAGGGAGTTTACCAACGGCGGGGAATAGAGTTGCTCCGGCTGATGCTTCTAATATGCCGACGATTCGCTCGACGGCGGCGGGGGCGACATCGCCCATTAATACCGTATCGGGGTCAAACCCGACTGGTTATTACAAACTGATCGGGCTGAACATTCTTCGGCATAATTCGACATCACAGCAGCAGGTATTGTTGCGGCTTGGGACGGAAGGGACGAGTCAGGATACGCTTGCCGAAACGCCGCACAACATCATTATCGACCGTTGCTTGATACGCGGCTCGGACGCGGGGCAGACCCGTCGAGGCATTCAACTCAATGTAAAGGATTCGCAGGTCATCAATAGTTACATTGATAACTTTTGGGAAACCGACACGGAGAGCCACGGCATACTTGGCTACAACGGAACGAACAGCGTCCTGATAGCCAATAACTTCATCGAGGGAGCAAGCATCAATATCCTGATAGGCGGGGCTGACCCATCGGCAGAGGAAATGATGCCGACCGACATCACGATAGAGCATAACCATTTCTTTAAGCGGCTTTCGTGGATAGGCGACGGTGCGAAGGATATAAAGAACTTGCTTGAGTTCAAGTTGGGCATTGGGCTAACGATACGCAATAACATTTTTGAGAACAGTTGGGCCGACGCACAGGACGGACGGGGCATCCATTTCAGTAACCGGGGTTCGGCATCCGCTCCGTGGTCAACTGTCAAGAACGTCGTATTTGAATACAACATAGTCAAGAACGTCGGCAACGGCATATCGTTCCTTGTTGAAGATGATTTTTCGACAACCGTTGCTCAGGACAATATGGCTATCCGCAACAATCTGGTCATCACAGAAGGCGATGACAACGGCGGCTCAGGATGGGCGTTGCTGTTCGTGGCAGGCCAATCAGACGGCAACGATTACGACATAGATCATAATACGTTCATCCAAAAACCCGGCAGCAACCGTTTTATTGACAGCGACGGCGGGACGGATTTCATTACTAATCTAAGCGTCACTAACAACATCGTCGCGGGCGACAGCGGCGACATCGGACGCATTGCCTGTGACGGCAATGCGGGCGAGACCGCCCTTAATTCACTGGTCGATGGTGCGTGGACGTTTTCAACGAACCTTGTTCGGCGCAGTTCATCTGGGATGCCGGCCGGCAACTTTTATGTTTCGTCAACGTCGGCGATCGGGTTTGCAAATCCAACTGCCGGCGACTATCGGCTTTCTTCCGGTTCACCGTATAAGGGCCGTGCACCGGGCAATAAGGACATAGGTTCAGATATTGTAGGACTGAATTCTCGAACCGCTTGTGTCGTTTCCGGGCGGCGAAGCGACTGTGCCGCAACAGGTTCGACAGCATTCGACTTTGATGGTGACGGCAGGGCCGATGTATCACTTTTTAGGCCGTCCGATGGTGTTTGGTATCTGAATCGCAGCCGTGATGGCAGCACAGGTGTTAACTTCGGCATTTCTACCGACAAGGTCACTCCGGCTGATTTCGATGGCGATGGCAAGGCCGATATCGCCGTCTTTCGTCCCGAAAACAACATCTGGTACGTGCTCAATAGCTCTAGCTGGTCTCTTTCCGTAAGTTACTTTGGGAGTGTCGGTGATCTTCCCGTTCCGTCCGATTATGATGGCGACGGACGGGCCGAGTTTGCCGTCTGGCGCCCGTCTGATGGCACTTGGTATCGCGCCAATAGCACTGACGGCCAGTTTGTTGCTTCGCAGTTCGGCGTCGCGGGGGACCGGCCCGCCCTCGGCGATTACGATGGCGATGGCCGTGCGGACCTTGCCGTGTTTCGTCCATCCACCGGTGTCTGGTACCTGCTGCGTTCATCCGCCGGTTTCGCCGCATTCAAGTTCGGTATCGGGGGTGACGTGATAACGCCTGCCGATTTCAGCGGCGATGGGCGTACCGATATTGCGGTGTTTCGTCCTTCGAACGGAACCTGGTACCGGTTCGATCAATCGACCGGCCATATGACCGTATTCCAGTTTGGGACTGCCGCCGACCTGCCTGTTCCCGCCGACTACGACGGCGATGGCAAGGCCGATCTCGCCGTTTTCCGCCCCGCCACCGGTCTCTGGTATTTTCAGAAAAGCACCGAGGGCTACTCTACACTTCGCTATGGTTCCATCGGCGATACTCCGCTGGCGGCTCTTAGCTATGCCAACCTGCCTGCCTCAGCAAACTGA
- a CDS encoding class I SAM-dependent methyltransferase, with amino-acid sequence MANAAPVRRVADIGCGAGQEMLPFIANGAFGCGLDYVPETGQVGRRLYEDEGLGDRVAFLRGSGDLLPFADSRFDVVVCRGAIMFMNNEQAIAEFARILRDGGQLFLMLGSASWGVWGSLRPFPIAVPRSGGGVGAGGGLGRRGGEADSIRSSLYCIC; translated from the coding sequence TTGGCTAACGCGGCACCTGTCCGTCGGGTCGCGGACATCGGGTGTGGAGCTGGTCAGGAGATGCTACCCTTCATTGCAAACGGTGCGTTTGGATGCGGTCTCGACTACGTTCCTGAAACCGGACAGGTTGGCCGCCGGCTCTATGAAGATGAAGGGCTTGGAGATAGGGTTGCTTTTCTCCGTGGTAGCGGCGACCTTTTACCGTTTGCCGATTCTCGGTTTGATGTTGTTGTCTGTAGGGGGGCGATAATGTTCATGAATAATGAACAGGCGATTGCTGAATTTGCACGCATTTTGCGTGATGGCGGCCAACTTTTCCTTATGTTAGGCTCGGCTTCTTGGGGAGTTTGGGGATCTTTGCGGCCGTTTCCTATCGCGGTACCTCGGTCTGGGGGGGGGGTGGGTGCTGGGGGGGGGTTGGGGCGGCGGGGCGGGGAAGCCGATTCAATCCGCAGCTCCCTTTATTGTATTTGCTAA
- a CDS encoding YdcF family protein yields the protein MNLWKIGLAAMVAFVVWIPTAWLLGRYLVVSQPVENPDAIVVLAGSAEYEERNLEAARLYREGAAPRIILTNDGMKGGWNNELGRNPYFVEKARWLLIANGVPEAAIEEIPEPIRDRGEIGTEVEAKKVLAFCRDKGYGRLLIVTSPYHTRRALITYLSITDAYSERRSIGIVHPSVSGLDVPNVGWWLRPMNWRIVISEYMKMAFAEEG from the coding sequence ATGAATCTGTGGAAGATCGGGCTCGCGGCAATGGTGGCCTTTGTGGTATGGATACCAACGGCGTGGCTTCTTGGGCGATACCTGGTGGTTTCGCAGCCGGTCGAGAATCCGGATGCGATAGTCGTGCTGGCCGGAAGTGCCGAATACGAGGAAAGGAACCTGGAAGCCGCCCGACTCTACAGGGAAGGAGCAGCCCCGCGGATCATATTGACAAATGACGGAATGAAGGGCGGTTGGAACAATGAGCTAGGGCGAAACCCCTATTTCGTAGAAAAAGCCCGATGGCTGCTAATCGCAAACGGAGTTCCCGAGGCGGCAATAGAAGAAATTCCGGAACCTATCCGTGACCGGGGCGAGATCGGTACCGAAGTAGAGGCCAAAAAGGTACTGGCATTTTGCCGCGACAAAGGTTACGGGCGGCTGCTGATCGTTACCTCACCCTATCACACCCGCCGAGCCCTGATCACCTATCTGTCAATCACCGACGCGTATAGCGAACGCAGATCGATCGGTATAGTGCATCCATCGGTGTCGGGCCTTGATGTGCCGAACGTCGGTTGGTGGCTTAGGCCGATGAACTGGCGAATAGTTATCAGTGAGTACATGAAGATGGCTTTCGCTGAGGAAGGGTAA
- a CDS encoding nucleotide sugar dehydrogenase produces MMISVFGLGYVGAVSAACLAAEGHYVIGVDVNPTKVEHINKGLSPIVEDGIAEMTAKAVGEGRLRATADTAEAVAGTDISLVCVGTPSNDNGSLKLDYVERVSEQIGAAIAMKDGRHLVVMRSTMLPGTIETVVRPALERTSGKTAGVGFDLCVNPEFLREGSSIKDFYAPPFTLIGADRPEAAEQLTELYRMIDAPIHITSVKAAEMVKYACNCFHGLKVAFANEIGNICKESGIDSHEVMDVFVKDTKLNLSPYYLKPGFAFGGSCLPKDLRALTYKARQLDVPVPVLEATIESNLLQIERAVTMITKTGKKKIGFLGFAFKAGTDDLRESPVVAVIERMIGKGYDVRLYDKEVSLARLVGANKQYIEQEIPHISRLMAETAAEVIEHAEVIVIGNKSEEFTGLADTPSAGKTTIIDLVRIFGDRQTGPNYQGICW; encoded by the coding sequence ATGATGATAAGCGTTTTTGGACTAGGGTACGTTGGGGCGGTTTCGGCGGCGTGTTTGGCGGCGGAGGGGCACTATGTTATCGGAGTTGATGTGAACCCGACCAAGGTCGAACATATCAACAAGGGCCTTTCGCCGATAGTGGAGGATGGCATAGCGGAGATGACGGCAAAGGCCGTCGGGGAAGGGCGGCTGCGAGCGACCGCGGATACGGCTGAGGCGGTGGCGGGCACAGATATTTCGCTGGTCTGCGTCGGCACGCCCTCAAACGACAACGGCTCGCTGAAGCTGGACTACGTTGAACGCGTTAGCGAACAGATCGGTGCCGCGATCGCCATGAAGGACGGCCGCCACCTAGTGGTGATGCGGAGCACGATGCTGCCGGGTACGATCGAAACAGTGGTCAGGCCGGCTTTGGAGCGAACGTCCGGAAAAACAGCGGGAGTTGGGTTCGACCTATGCGTCAATCCCGAATTTTTGCGCGAAGGCAGCTCGATAAAGGACTTCTATGCTCCGCCCTTTACCTTGATCGGTGCTGACCGGCCCGAGGCGGCCGAGCAGCTAACGGAGCTTTATCGGATGATAGACGCTCCGATACACATCACATCGGTCAAGGCAGCCGAAATGGTAAAATATGCCTGCAATTGTTTTCACGGGCTGAAGGTCGCATTTGCGAACGAGATCGGGAATATCTGCAAGGAATCCGGCATTGACAGCCACGAGGTAATGGACGTTTTTGTAAAGGACACAAAGCTGAATCTTTCGCCCTATTACCTGAAGCCCGGATTTGCATTCGGCGGCTCGTGCCTGCCAAAGGACCTGAGGGCACTGACATACAAGGCACGCCAACTGGACGTGCCAGTGCCGGTACTTGAAGCGACGATTGAAAGCAACCTCCTGCAGATCGAGCGGGCGGTTACGATGATAACCAAGACCGGCAAGAAAAAGATCGGATTTCTCGGCTTTGCTTTTAAGGCGGGTACGGACGACCTTCGCGAATCGCCGGTGGTTGCCGTGATCGAAAGAATGATCGGCAAGGGCTACGACGTGCGGCTCTACGACAAAGAGGTCTCGCTTGCACGGCTGGTCGGGGCAAACAAGCAATACATCGAACAGGAGATACCGCACATCTCACGCCTGATGGCCGAAACGGCCGCAGAGGTGATCGAACACGCAGAGGTTATCGTGATCGGCAACAAGAGCGAAGAATTCACAGGCTTGGCCGACACTCCGTCGGCGGGCAAGACGACGATCATCGACCTTGTGAGAATATTTGGCGACCGCCAAACCGGCCCAAACTACCAAGGAATATGCTGGTAA